The Vidua chalybeata isolate OUT-0048 chromosome 21, bVidCha1 merged haplotype, whole genome shotgun sequence genome contains a region encoding:
- the SURF6 gene encoding surfeit locus protein 6: MASLAAQDSYLQGLARRAGVQHAPESRKRKFVSKPGQPEDAGRQAKKQKKKKPRKQTEKKNAPSAKHVVSNTSKPTPGQKAAPQASKSSPQGGTQNRKESLPTGSKSELSSPSVSAISLLRQRLHEKIKKASGQDNAKELTPAVLEKRQRRKYERERKKRRRKELKMKAKMEKKETEEVPAEPENKKEESKAEIVFNRVEVHEENELNKIQKKKEKRKAVKGNITPLTGKNYKQLLSRLEIRKNKLEELKEKDEKKAQELETKIKWTNALYKAEGVKIRDDEERLKEALKRKEKRKAQRKRQWQERTVRVVEKMQQRQDKRKKNIQKKKKERIEKKKARARKKGRVLPEDLKKAGLK, encoded by the exons TGTCTAAGCCAGGCCAGCCCGAGGATGCTGGCAGACAGGccaaaaaacagaagaaaaagaagcccAGGAAACAAACTGAGAAGAAGAATGCTCCTTCAGCCAAACACGTGGTTTCTAACACCAGTAAACCCACTCCAGGACAGAAAGCAGCCCCTCAAGCCAGCAAATCATCTCCACAGGGTGGTACACAGAACAGAAAGGAGAGTTTGCCTACAG GAAGTAAAAGTGAACTGAGTTCCCCTTCTGTTTCTGCAATCAGTCTGTTGCGTCAGAGACTCCACGAGAAGATTAAAAAGGCTTCTGGACAG GATAATGCCAAGGAGTTAACCCCTGCAGTCCTGGAGAAGAGGCAGCGAAGGAAGtatgagagagagaggaagaaacgCCGGCGAAAGGAGTTAAAGATGAAGGcaaaaatggagaagaaagagacTGAGGAGGTACCAGCAGagccagaaaacaaaaaggaggagAGCAAAGCTGAGATTGTCTTCAACAGGGTTGAAGTTCATGAAGAGAATGAGTTAAACAAGatccagaagaagaaagagaagaggaaagctGTGAAAGGCAATATCACTCCTCTGACAGGCAAGAACTacaagcagctgctgagcaggctggagatcaggaagAATAAACTGGAGGAGCTCAAGGAGAAGGACGAGAAGAAAGCTCAGGAGCTGGAGACCAAGATAAAATGGACAAATGCTCTCTATAAGGCAGAAGGGGTGAAGATCCGTGACGACGAGGAGCGCCTGAAGGAGGCCCTGAAGCGCAAGGAGAAGCGGAAAGCCCAGCGCAAGAGGCAGTGGCAGGAACggactgtgagggtggtggaAAAGATGCAGCAGCGGCAGGACAAGCGCAAGAAGAACAtccagaagaagaagaaggagaggaTAGAGAAGAAGAAAGCCAGGGCCCGGAAGAAGGGCCGAGTTCTGCCAGAGGACTTGAAAAAAGCTGGGTTAAAGTGA